The following proteins are encoded in a genomic region of Cryptomeria japonica chromosome 11, Sugi_1.0, whole genome shotgun sequence:
- the LOC131859798 gene encoding uncharacterized protein LOC131859798 isoform X2 — translation MVKKSKECDRIKRSRECFTYTSVLISDVDLLLEPTDQPPKEKYSVQLEGKTYLPVFASGFMYGMLFPMSNSMFPSYMNGNRIKMEECLHGRRTPAQPFMPSKVK, via the exons ATGGTAAAGAAGAGCAAAGAGTGTGACAGAATAAAAAGAAGCAGGGAGTGTTTTACCTACACCTCTGTTCTGATAAGTGATGTAGATCTGCTCCTTGAACCTACAGATCAGCCTCCAAAGGAAAAATACTCTGTTCAACTTGAGGGGAAAACCTATCTTCCTGTTTTCGCGTCAG gattcatgtatggaatGCTATTTCCTATGTCTAATTCAATGTTTCCAAGTTATATGAATGGTAACAGAATAAAAATGGAAGAATGCCTCCATGGTCGACGTACACCAGCTCAACCTTTCATGCCCAGTAAGGTCAAGTGA
- the LOC131859798 gene encoding uncharacterized protein LOC131859798 isoform X1 has product MVKKSKECDRIKRSRECFTYTSVLISDVDLLLEPTDQPPKEKYSVQLEGKTYLPVFASAKENERQDEAPVIQIWWIPAFFFSLSSFAVLHLLKRLYSTGIQKPCFSALVFIH; this is encoded by the exons ATGGTAAAGAAGAGCAAAGAGTGTGACAGAATAAAAAGAAGCAGGGAGTGTTTTACCTACACCTCTGTTCTGATAAGTGATGTAGATCTGCTCCTTGAACCTACAGATCAGCCTCCAAAGGAAAAATACTCTGTTCAACTTGAGGGGAAAACCTATCTTCCTGTTTTCGCGTCAG CCAAGGAGAATGAGAGACAGGATGAGGCTCCTGTCATTCAGATTTGGTGGATTCCTgccttctttttctctctctcatCCTTCGCTGTTCTTCACCTGCTAAAACGTTTGTATTCCACTGGTATACAAAAGCCATGCTTCAGTGCTTTGGTCTTCATCCACTGA